A window of Parasynechococcus marenigrum WH 8102 contains these coding sequences:
- a CDS encoding acylneuraminate cytidylyltransferase family protein, with translation MLTIATICARGGSQGVPGKNIRPLLGQPLIVHTIQQAISHLEIDRVFVSTDSVDIAAVARSAGAEVPFIRPSELSGHSAPKHPVIEHLVDWVAEHVGPVSRIVDLDPTSPLRNASDISACLDLLDANTDVVITGYEAEKNPYFNMVELSGDHGCVQVVKTLPADVTSRQQAPRVYAMNASIYCWHYHSLALGLWQGRARLHVMPRVRSVDIDELIDFQLVELLMRQQQQELNR, from the coding sequence ATGTTGACGATTGCAACCATTTGTGCTCGTGGAGGCTCCCAAGGTGTTCCGGGCAAAAACATACGCCCGTTGCTTGGACAGCCATTGATTGTTCACACCATTCAGCAGGCTATTTCCCATCTTGAGATCGATCGCGTCTTTGTTTCAACTGACTCAGTCGACATTGCCGCTGTGGCTCGTTCCGCTGGTGCAGAGGTACCATTTATTCGTCCAAGCGAGTTGTCAGGTCATTCTGCACCGAAGCATCCAGTGATAGAACACCTGGTAGATTGGGTTGCTGAACATGTTGGTCCTGTATCACGTATAGTTGATCTTGATCCAACGTCGCCTCTCCGCAACGCTTCTGATATTTCCGCTTGTTTGGATCTTCTTGATGCGAACACCGATGTTGTAATCACAGGCTATGAAGCTGAGAAAAATCCTTATTTCAACATGGTAGAGCTGAGCGGAGATCACGGTTGTGTTCAAGTCGTCAAGACCCTTCCTGCTGATGTTACATCTCGTCAGCAAGCCCCCCGTGTTTACGCTATGAATGCTTCGATTTATTGTTGGCATTATCATTCTCTCGCCCTCGGGCTATGGCAGGGAAGAGCGAGGTTACATGTGATGCCGCGAGTTCGTTCTGTTGATATCGATGAGCTAATAGATTTTCAACTGGTTGAATTGCTCATGCGTCAACAACAGCAGGAGCTTAATCGATGA
- a CDS encoding polysaccharide deacetylase family protein, producing MSISFITYHYIRNSNHSTFKPYARTVEEFIMQVEYLNKNFDIIDPNDIEKVQDCLKSNKNKGVIFTFDDGYKDHVVASQILKCYGVRGLFFIPGKVIEGKELEVNRIHLLTYSGISCEKLLSRLETTIRKEKMKIRTQDKACKEYVSIENYIQELINDNGFDNGYTLAIKRLLQRDITDSTERAYAINELFNKLGDELDLHEMKTLYMKNTDIEKLSVDGHAMGPHGYNHVWLGTQNEKIQSQDIELSIKALENVIREYIVRDWYSYPYGSFDEETIRLMQENKITFGLTTDWGEAHMDQGRYRLKRWDTNDWWNNEKKMPKNPLAK from the coding sequence ATGTCAATCTCCTTTATTACATACCACTACATCAGAAATAGCAATCATAGCACATTCAAACCATACGCAAGAACAGTGGAAGAATTTATAATGCAAGTTGAATACTTAAACAAAAATTTTGACATTATAGATCCTAATGATATCGAAAAGGTGCAAGATTGCCTAAAATCCAACAAGAACAAAGGTGTAATATTTACATTCGACGATGGATACAAAGATCATGTTGTAGCATCTCAGATTTTAAAATGCTACGGAGTAAGGGGATTATTTTTCATCCCAGGCAAGGTCATTGAAGGAAAAGAATTAGAAGTCAATAGAATTCATCTATTAACTTATAGCGGTATAAGTTGTGAAAAATTACTATCAAGGCTTGAGACAACAATCAGGAAAGAGAAAATGAAAATAAGGACACAGGATAAAGCATGCAAAGAGTATGTGTCAATAGAAAATTACATCCAAGAATTAATCAACGACAATGGTTTTGACAATGGGTACACACTAGCAATCAAAAGATTGCTGCAAAGAGACATTACGGATTCAACGGAAAGGGCATATGCAATCAATGAGTTATTTAACAAACTTGGCGATGAGTTAGATCTTCATGAAATGAAAACTTTATACATGAAGAACACAGATATAGAAAAACTATCTGTCGATGGGCATGCAATGGGCCCTCACGGATACAATCACGTGTGGTTAGGTACCCAAAACGAAAAGATTCAAAGTCAAGATATAGAACTATCAATCAAAGCACTAGAAAATGTGATTAGGGAATATATTGTCAGGGATTGGTATTCATATCCTTACGGAAGTTTTGATGAAGAGACAATCAGATTAATGCAAGAGAATAAAATCACGTTTGGACTAACAACAGATTGGGGTGAAGCACATATGGATCAAGGAAGATATCGGTTAAAAAGGTGGGACACAAATGATTGGTGGAATAACGAAAAAAAGATGCCAAAAAATCCATTGGCTAAATAG
- the hisH gene encoding imidazole glycerol phosphate synthase subunit HisH produces MSKIAIVDYGMCNLWSIKSAIQFIGYDSILTSDPKDILNSSAIILPGVGSFKTGMDNLLSLGLSQAIIDACMFRSIPILGICLGFQLLCCSSEEPSYTKGLSLLPIQIVPLCRHIDASFVLPHVGFTSVYTSKNDPLFKNIANKSDFYFVHSYGAFNVPHDFTTYSYCNYDAKIISSANVNHIMGVQFHPEKSQTNGLILLDNFLSFSNV; encoded by the coding sequence ATGTCAAAAATTGCAATTGTTGATTATGGAATGTGTAATCTTTGGTCCATTAAGTCTGCCATTCAATTCATAGGTTATGATTCGATTTTGACTTCTGATCCCAAAGATATTTTAAACTCGTCTGCTATAATATTACCTGGTGTTGGTTCATTTAAGACTGGAATGGATAATCTTTTATCTTTAGGTCTATCACAAGCAATTATTGATGCTTGTATGTTTAGGTCAATTCCAATCTTAGGAATATGCTTAGGTTTTCAATTATTGTGCTGTAGCAGTGAAGAGCCTTCGTATACGAAAGGGCTTTCACTATTACCAATCCAGATTGTTCCACTGTGCCGACATATTGATGCTTCATTTGTTCTTCCACATGTAGGTTTTACTTCAGTTTATACATCAAAGAATGATCCTCTCTTCAAGAATATTGCTAACAAATCAGATTTTTATTTTGTTCATTCATATGGGGCGTTTAATGTTCCCCATGACTTTACTACCTACTCATATTGTAATTATGATGCAAAAATCATCTCTTCAGCCAATGTTAATCACATAATGGGTGTTCAGTTTCATCCCGAAAAGAGTCAGACCAATGGCCTTATTCTATTAGATAACTTCTTGTCTTTTTCCAATGTCTAA
- a CDS encoding SDR family oxidoreductase codes for MNSKNIFQMLDMSNRASLITGGAGHIGVEMALSLAELGSNIILIDKDFNGLQLAKESILNVFNAQVVTIAADLEDEQSPSKIASIVDNKFGKVDVLINNAAFGGTTVLEGWTTTFAHQSLSTWRRALEVNLTSAFALSQACISLLNQSKSASIINIGSIYGFLGPDLSLYEGTAMNNPAAYAASKGGLLQLTRWMATVLGPDIRVNAISPGGVARGQPQAFVDRYVSRTPLKRMGREEDFKGAIVYLASDMSAWVTGQNLVVDGGWSVW; via the coding sequence ATGAACTCAAAAAATATTTTTCAAATGCTCGATATGTCTAATCGAGCCAGTCTTATTACAGGTGGAGCAGGGCATATTGGTGTTGAGATGGCCCTTTCTCTTGCTGAGCTGGGTTCAAATATTATTTTAATAGATAAAGACTTTAATGGCCTCCAGTTGGCAAAGGAGTCGATTCTAAATGTTTTTAATGCTCAAGTTGTGACAATTGCGGCTGATCTAGAAGATGAGCAATCCCCTTCGAAAATAGCTTCTATTGTTGATAATAAATTTGGTAAAGTCGATGTACTCATTAACAACGCGGCGTTCGGCGGGACTACAGTTCTTGAGGGGTGGACTACTACATTTGCTCATCAATCTCTCAGCACCTGGCGGAGAGCATTGGAAGTTAACTTGACATCTGCATTTGCGTTGTCACAAGCATGTATTTCGCTACTCAATCAATCTAAAAGTGCTTCTATTATTAATATCGGTTCTATCTATGGATTCCTTGGTCCAGATCTTTCCCTTTACGAGGGAACTGCGATGAATAATCCAGCCGCTTACGCCGCGAGCAAGGGGGGCTTACTGCAACTAACTCGTTGGATGGCGACGGTGCTTGGTCCTGATATTCGTGTCAACGCGATTTCTCCTGGAGGTGTGGCACGCGGGCAGCCTCAAGCTTTTGTTGATCGCTATGTTTCACGCACTCCTTTGAAGCGAATGGGGCGTGAAGAGGACTTTAAAGGGGCTATCGTCTATCTGGCTTCAGATATGTCTGCTTGGGTCACCGGCCAAAATTTAGTGGTTGACGGTGGCTGGTCAGTTTGGTGA
- a CDS encoding NAD-dependent 4,6-dehydratase LegB, with the protein MNVLVTGADGFIGSHLVEALLVSGHHVRAFCLYNSNGSWGWLDTLPESVKAELEVVLGDIRDPLFVREAMTGCDQVFHLAALIAIPYSYLAPASYVDTNIHGTLNVVQAARDLGVSRVVHTSTSETYGSAQFVPITEEHPQVGQSPYAASKIGADQIALSYWRSFQTPVSVLRPFNTYGPRQSARAVIPTIITQVAAGQRQIRLGALSPTRDFNFVADTCAAFQAIADCDPALGQVVNAASNFEISIGDTASLIGEVMNVQLEILTDEQRMRPEGSEVNRLFGDNTLLRQLTGWKPVYGGLDGFRRGLAQTAEWFSDPANLARYRPGTYAV; encoded by the coding sequence ATGAACGTACTTGTCACTGGTGCTGATGGTTTTATCGGTTCTCACCTTGTTGAGGCATTATTAGTTTCTGGACATCATGTGCGTGCTTTTTGTCTTTATAACTCCAACGGTAGTTGGGGCTGGTTGGATACTTTGCCGGAATCCGTCAAGGCTGAGCTAGAGGTTGTTCTGGGTGATATCCGTGATCCTCTCTTTGTCAGAGAAGCAATGACCGGCTGTGATCAGGTTTTCCACCTGGCAGCCTTGATTGCTATTCCTTACAGTTATCTTGCCCCCGCTAGCTATGTGGATACCAACATTCATGGCACCTTGAATGTTGTCCAGGCTGCCCGTGATTTGGGTGTTAGCCGCGTTGTTCATACCTCAACTTCTGAAACCTACGGCTCTGCCCAGTTTGTACCGATTACAGAAGAGCATCCGCAGGTTGGTCAGTCGCCCTATGCCGCCAGCAAGATCGGTGCCGATCAGATAGCACTGAGCTATTGGCGTAGTTTTCAAACACCTGTTTCAGTTTTACGACCGTTCAATACCTACGGCCCACGTCAGAGTGCCCGTGCTGTTATCCCGACGATCATCACGCAAGTCGCCGCTGGCCAGCGTCAAATCCGTTTAGGGGCTCTCTCGCCAACGCGTGATTTCAACTTTGTTGCTGATACCTGTGCTGCCTTTCAGGCCATCGCTGATTGTGATCCTGCACTTGGTCAGGTTGTGAATGCTGCCAGCAACTTTGAGATTTCAATTGGGGATACGGCTTCGTTGATCGGTGAGGTGATGAATGTTCAGCTAGAGATCTTGACGGATGAACAGAGAATGCGGCCGGAGGGTTCAGAGGTGAATCGTTTGTTTGGTGATAACACCCTCTTGCGTCAGCTCACTGGATGGAAGCCGGTTTATGGCGGCCTCGATGGCTTTCGACGTGGTTTGGCTCAAACCGCAGAATGGTTCAGTGATCCTGCCAACCTTGCGCGTTATCGCCCTGGCACTTATGCGGTCTGA
- a CDS encoding N-acetyl sugar amidotransferase — translation MQPKFCTRCLAMSTRPRITFNRDGVCNACLWQEQKSSVDWDDRNSKLLSLLDSHRSKNNSYDVIVPVSGGKDGSYVAYNLKHKFNMNPLCVTVTPPLETQLGAQNLKNFIKSGYDQVSININPETIRNINRAGFVHHGFPYFGWLVAIVTSVTRVAQQMNVPLIMYGEDAEMEYGGSSEKANLTTFGIEYMKRVGFEAGYEKVFSTLDLSDSDLYWLTFAEQDKTQVLFSHWSYFENWDPYRNYLVAKKQCGLQEADDTNFGTFTNFAQNDQYLYVLHTYLMYLKFGFGRSNQDACIEIRRGAMKREQAINLVRLYDGQFPDEFLQMYLEYYQMSEAEFNATLARWVNKDLFELKDGLWSPTFTIQ, via the coding sequence ATGCAGCCAAAATTTTGTACTCGATGTCTTGCTATGTCTACGAGACCACGCATTACTTTTAATAGGGATGGGGTATGTAATGCTTGTTTGTGGCAAGAACAAAAGTCATCTGTTGATTGGGATGATAGAAACTCAAAGCTTCTTTCTCTTCTAGATTCTCATCGATCTAAAAATAATTCATATGATGTTATTGTTCCTGTAAGTGGTGGCAAAGACGGAAGTTATGTAGCTTACAACCTTAAACATAAGTTCAACATGAATCCTCTGTGTGTTACCGTAACTCCACCTTTAGAAACACAACTTGGTGCTCAGAATCTTAAGAACTTTATTAAATCTGGTTACGATCAAGTTTCCATAAATATCAATCCTGAAACCATTCGCAACATTAATCGTGCGGGCTTTGTTCATCATGGTTTTCCATATTTTGGATGGCTGGTTGCCATCGTGACTTCAGTTACAAGAGTCGCTCAACAAATGAATGTACCACTGATAATGTATGGTGAGGATGCTGAAATGGAATACGGAGGTAGCTCTGAAAAGGCAAATCTTACTACTTTCGGTATTGAATATATGAAACGTGTCGGATTTGAGGCAGGCTATGAAAAAGTATTCTCTACGCTTGATTTATCAGACTCTGATCTTTACTGGTTGACTTTCGCTGAACAGGATAAGACTCAAGTATTGTTCTCTCACTGGTCATACTTCGAAAATTGGGATCCTTACCGGAACTATTTAGTAGCTAAAAAGCAATGTGGTCTTCAGGAAGCTGACGACACTAACTTCGGTACGTTTACTAACTTTGCCCAAAATGATCAGTATCTTTATGTTCTTCATACCTATTTGATGTATCTCAAATTTGGATTTGGTCGTTCAAACCAAGATGCTTGCATAGAAATAAGACGTGGTGCAATGAAAAGAGAGCAGGCTATAAATCTTGTACGTCTATATGATGGCCAGTTTCCTGATGAATTTCTTCAAATGTATTTAGAGTATTATCAAATGTCAGAAGCAGAATTTAATGCAACATTAGCTCGTTGGGTGAATAAGGATCTTTTTGAACTAAAGGATGGCTTATGGTCCCCAACTTTTACTATACAGTAA
- a CDS encoding HAD-IIIC family phosphatase, with the protein MKIDYSLSEISAFRSIRDNQTLDSSSRRIRFVSNYSIQYLEWALAGHLSFDLRAHFFIDESYFDDFFTYTPDPSNLSDILVITLSLDLLKSSPFLEGSSDPSCIHDYIVSRLNFFSSFAFQHVYFVLPELDSEPVSIFTSSFDWNFVFRPKLYHYSIKCGIVPIVIDDIFINGSKPMTNSFLRTSSIAIDPFYVGSVALRISMEVLNRILPITKLIAVDFDNTLWQGTIAEDGVENIKLPDNYFRFQHFLLEAVRKGIVLIGVTKNYPSVVNNVFDIRTDFPLSTSSFYKIYSGWDSKYSYIFNCLGELNLTNSGIIFLDDSSLEREEMNIYSSEIEAPVLDFSCDIVQQLLFNSCVRLTSSTAEDENRNKFYLENSKRNLLVDRHLTKSEINNKLQLCLHSFVVSDPSDITRAIQLINKTNQFNVSTSRITKEQFDNFSAQGHVFLAYRLSDSVGDYGIIAIVQIQPCPFSIISFVMSCRAMGRKVESAIFFDLQSRFHPDYFKLIYIESPKNKILPDIFAELQFNLDGNMFTADAALFARNECLFSMNLSQDLVP; encoded by the coding sequence ATGAAAATAGATTACTCACTTTCAGAAATTTCTGCATTCCGTTCTATTCGGGATAATCAGACTCTAGATTCTTCTTCTAGACGCATCCGTTTTGTGTCTAATTATTCTATTCAATATCTTGAATGGGCTTTGGCTGGTCACTTATCGTTCGATTTGCGAGCTCATTTTTTTATTGATGAATCTTATTTTGATGACTTCTTTACTTATACTCCAGACCCCAGCAATCTTTCAGACATCCTTGTTATTACTCTTAGTTTAGATCTTCTCAAATCTTCCCCTTTTTTAGAGGGTTCTTCTGATCCTTCTTGTATACACGACTATATAGTTTCAAGGCTTAACTTCTTTAGTTCCTTTGCATTTCAGCATGTTTATTTTGTTTTGCCCGAATTGGATTCTGAACCTGTATCGATTTTCACATCTTCTTTTGATTGGAACTTTGTGTTTCGTCCAAAGCTTTACCATTACTCGATTAAATGTGGGATAGTTCCAATTGTTATTGATGATATCTTTATTAACGGGTCTAAGCCTATGACTAACAGTTTTCTAAGAACTAGCTCCATTGCAATAGATCCTTTTTACGTTGGTTCTGTTGCCCTTCGTATTTCTATGGAGGTTTTAAATCGAATTTTACCTATAACAAAGCTGATAGCTGTTGACTTTGATAATACTCTTTGGCAGGGTACTATCGCAGAAGATGGTGTTGAAAATATTAAATTGCCCGATAACTATTTTCGCTTCCAACATTTTCTATTGGAAGCCGTTCGCAAAGGAATTGTTCTTATTGGTGTTACTAAAAATTATCCATCTGTGGTAAATAATGTTTTTGATATTCGTACTGACTTTCCTTTGAGTACGTCTTCTTTTTATAAAATATACTCAGGCTGGGACAGTAAATACTCTTATATCTTCAATTGTCTTGGAGAACTAAACCTAACCAACTCTGGCATTATTTTTCTTGATGATTCATCTCTAGAGCGTGAAGAGATGAACATCTATTCATCCGAGATTGAAGCCCCTGTCTTGGACTTTTCTTGTGATATTGTTCAACAGCTTTTATTCAATTCTTGCGTTAGATTGACCTCTTCAACCGCTGAGGATGAGAATAGAAATAAATTTTATCTGGAAAACTCAAAGAGAAACTTACTAGTCGACCGGCATCTGACGAAGTCTGAGATTAACAATAAACTTCAATTGTGTTTACATTCTTTTGTTGTATCAGACCCTTCAGATATTACCCGTGCAATTCAACTTATTAATAAAACAAATCAATTTAATGTTTCTACCTCCCGTATCACTAAAGAGCAGTTCGATAATTTTTCTGCTCAAGGTCACGTTTTTCTTGCATATCGTCTTTCAGATTCTGTTGGCGATTACGGTATTATTGCGATTGTGCAGATTCAACCTTGTCCATTCAGTATCATTTCTTTTGTGATGTCTTGTCGAGCTATGGGTAGAAAAGTCGAATCTGCAATATTCTTTGATCTGCAAAGCCGCTTTCACCCCGACTATTTTAAACTTATCTATATAGAGTCACCGAAAAATAAAATTCTTCCAGATATCTTTGCTGAACTTCAATTTAACTTAGATGGAAATATGTTTACTGCAGATGCGGCCTTGTTTGCACGTAATGAATGTTTATTCTCCATGAATTTATCTCAAGATTTGGTGCCTTGA
- a CDS encoding MaoC/PaaZ C-terminal domain-containing protein — MQLSTDCAYFHVSDAVAQNYGFSRRICHGVMTLMPFSRHLGMEYPGDYFVILEASSKFRHPVYTNDELLYELNEIFFNESLGVSKLKGSISHDTLVLVDVSFTCKRLNCEVT, encoded by the coding sequence GTGCAGTTAAGCACAGATTGTGCATATTTTCATGTTTCTGATGCTGTAGCTCAAAATTATGGCTTTTCTCGTCGTATCTGCCATGGAGTAATGACGCTAATGCCATTTTCTCGGCATCTAGGTATGGAATATCCCGGTGATTACTTTGTGATTCTAGAGGCATCATCTAAATTTCGCCATCCAGTTTATACAAATGATGAGCTATTGTACGAGCTTAATGAGATTTTTTTCAACGAATCGCTCGGTGTATCCAAGCTAAAAGGTTCAATTAGTCACGATACTCTTGTTTTGGTTGATGTTTCTTTTACTTGCAAGCGATTGAATTGTGAAGTTACTTAA
- a CDS encoding class I SAM-dependent methyltransferase — protein sequence MNNFVSELQSYFASKYPFLSANIPRQQQLLGDSWSQEFDGELIKHFGTIEELRTAADGYAKFAMDSLLLTAKFQKTKDYDNKTYAECASEVYQSESYMHSLYLPGILLSHYLWKHHYAMYQFYKSIVVPVLPKSGLFIDVGVGTGFYSRNLLRDSQMTGIGCDMSPHSLSYTRSTLSKFGTVDKYSFCLCDYYHFNQYFQSTADFILSIEVLEHLEDPMKMLESLYKSLKPGGLGLISAAVNAPNADHIYLYRSCEDVRHQLIKAGFEIRHDTCDEAYEARTIGEVVPVNYGALVCKPS from the coding sequence ATGAACAATTTTGTTTCAGAGCTCCAGTCTTACTTTGCTTCAAAGTATCCATTTCTTTCAGCAAATATTCCGCGTCAACAACAGCTTCTAGGTGATTCTTGGTCCCAGGAATTTGATGGTGAATTAATCAAACATTTTGGAACTATCGAGGAGTTGCGAACCGCCGCAGATGGATATGCCAAATTTGCTATGGATTCTCTTCTTTTGACTGCAAAGTTTCAAAAGACTAAGGACTATGATAATAAGACTTACGCCGAATGTGCCTCAGAAGTCTACCAATCTGAGTCGTATATGCATTCCTTATATCTTCCTGGAATCCTGCTTTCTCACTATTTATGGAAGCATCATTATGCTATGTATCAATTCTATAAATCAATAGTTGTCCCAGTGTTACCTAAGTCTGGACTATTCATTGATGTTGGAGTCGGTACTGGTTTTTATTCACGTAATCTTTTACGTGATTCCCAAATGACTGGTATTGGTTGTGATATGAGCCCTCATTCACTTTCATATACTCGATCTACTCTAAGTAAGTTCGGTACAGTCGATAAATATTCCTTTTGCTTATGTGATTATTATCATTTCAACCAATATTTTCAATCTACTGCTGATTTCATACTTAGTATTGAGGTACTTGAACATCTTGAAGATCCTATGAAAATGCTTGAATCGCTCTACAAATCTTTGAAGCCTGGCGGGCTTGGACTTATCTCAGCTGCTGTTAATGCACCAAATGCTGACCATATTTATTTGTATAGGTCCTGCGAAGATGTTAGACATCAATTAATCAAGGCTGGATTTGAAATTCGTCATGATACCTGTGACGAAGCTTATGAGGCTCGAACCATCGGTGAGGTCGTTCCAGTAAACTACGGTGCGCTTGTGTGCAAGCCTTCCTGA
- a CDS encoding HisA/HisF-related TIM barrel protein, giving the protein MSKKRIIFVLLYCDGFFCLSRNFKLQRIGDFRWLQRNYNFNYSATFIDELIILDISRKSRDINKFATLLYNLSENIFVPITAGGGIRSFEDAKVLFENGADKVCLNTSLIQCPHVSEKISSVYGQQSLVASIDFKHDHGDFKFFIDNGLIEVQYNIQELISFLDPLPFCEILLQSVDRDGTGTGFDLTLANTFRDQLSKPIILLGGAGHSDHLVEGLLHQSTDAVATAHLLNFVGDGLKLSREQAQRHSEVSLARWPLLSSTSFSTTKH; this is encoded by the coding sequence ATGTCTAAAAAGCGTATTATCTTTGTTCTTCTTTATTGTGATGGTTTCTTTTGTTTAAGTAGAAACTTTAAGCTTCAACGCATAGGGGATTTTCGATGGCTCCAGCGCAACTATAATTTCAATTATTCAGCCACTTTTATTGACGAGCTTATCATTCTTGACATCTCAAGAAAGTCTCGAGATATAAATAAGTTTGCCACCCTATTGTATAATTTGTCCGAAAATATATTTGTTCCCATTACTGCAGGTGGCGGTATAAGATCCTTCGAAGATGCCAAAGTTTTATTTGAAAATGGTGCTGATAAGGTCTGCTTAAATACTTCATTAATTCAATGCCCTCATGTTTCCGAGAAAATCTCTTCTGTTTATGGGCAGCAGTCTTTAGTGGCATCTATTGACTTTAAGCATGATCATGGCGATTTTAAGTTTTTTATTGACAATGGTTTGATAGAAGTCCAGTACAATATACAAGAGCTAATATCTTTCCTAGATCCATTACCATTTTGTGAGATCCTTCTACAATCTGTTGATAGGGATGGAACTGGTACAGGTTTTGATCTTACCTTAGCAAATACATTTAGAGATCAGTTGTCTAAACCAATTATATTGCTTGGTGGAGCAGGCCACTCTGATCACCTTGTTGAGGGTTTACTACATCAGTCAACAGATGCCGTTGCCACAGCTCATCTATTGAATTTTGTTGGCGATGGTCTCAAACTATCTCGTGAACAGGCTCAGAGACATTCTGAAGTTAGCTTGGCGAGATGGCCATTACTTAGCTCTACTTCTTTCTCCACTACTAAGCACTAG
- a CDS encoding Gfo/Idh/MocA family protein produces MRIAIAGTGSIGRRHVEQLMLLIPDISWVFVRDCVRNDVFAESLKAELVPNLQAALDIPLDALIIANPSSLHAEFVLSALQFGLPMYIEKPVAISLLQIESLQQCLSAASKVPVTQVGCNLRFLPSLQRLKQLICAGVIGRVVRASFDAGQWLPDWRPQQDHRESYSADPARGGGVLFDLIHEIDAAYWILGELTPLACAVENVPRLEIKSESVATALLRAHSGALVQIGLDYVSRSPLRRYQFVGETGTLVWDLSAKVLSLHTADRSQILDSGDSGFDVSSTYYSAMKAFVESLLTQQQQVHPLSEGLAVSAITVGLKRMALVQC; encoded by the coding sequence ATGAGGATTGCTATTGCTGGCACGGGTTCTATTGGACGTCGCCATGTTGAGCAACTAATGCTTTTAATCCCTGATATTAGTTGGGTTTTTGTTCGTGATTGTGTTCGCAATGATGTCTTCGCTGAGTCTCTAAAGGCTGAATTGGTCCCTAATCTGCAAGCAGCTTTGGATATCCCTCTTGATGCTTTGATTATCGCCAATCCTTCGTCTCTTCACGCTGAGTTTGTGTTAAGTGCCTTACAGTTTGGGTTGCCAATGTATATAGAGAAACCAGTGGCAATAAGCTTGTTGCAAATAGAGTCTCTACAGCAATGTCTTTCTGCTGCCAGTAAGGTGCCAGTTACCCAGGTTGGCTGTAACCTTAGGTTTCTACCTTCCCTGCAGCGGCTTAAGCAACTTATTTGTGCTGGTGTCATAGGACGAGTGGTGAGGGCTTCCTTTGATGCTGGTCAGTGGCTACCCGATTGGCGACCCCAGCAAGATCATCGTGAAAGCTATAGTGCTGATCCCGCTCGGGGAGGGGGGGTATTGTTTGACCTGATTCATGAAATTGATGCCGCTTATTGGATTCTTGGTGAATTAACCCCTTTGGCTTGTGCTGTCGAGAATGTTCCGCGTCTTGAGATAAAGTCAGAGTCAGTTGCAACAGCCCTTTTGCGGGCTCATAGTGGTGCACTTGTCCAGATTGGCCTAGACTATGTCTCTCGATCTCCCCTGCGTCGTTATCAGTTTGTGGGTGAAACTGGCACCTTGGTTTGGGACTTGTCTGCAAAAGTCCTGTCTCTTCATACTGCTGATAGAAGTCAAATTTTAGATTCTGGCGATAGTGGCTTTGATGTTTCTTCTACTTACTACTCTGCAATGAAGGCATTCGTCGAGAGCTTGCTGACGCAACAGCAGCAAGTTCACCCTCTGTCTGAGGGCCTTGCTGTTTCAGCAATTACAGTTGGTCTTAAACGAATGGCATTAGTCCAATGTTGA